The Stegostoma tigrinum isolate sSteTig4 chromosome 18, sSteTig4.hap1, whole genome shotgun sequence sequence CCAGTGAGTGGACCGAATTTATCGCCTTCAGTGGATGAACTGGAAACAGTTGAAGTGGAACCTGAGACCAAACAAGAGGTTTTAGAAAATAAAAGAGTGAGAAACTATCTAGTTTAATTTTTTGCTTTTGTTAAAACAGCTTTTGTTATGATCATATGTTGAGATTTTGTCAGTGATTTCACTTAGCTAGTGATGTCAGCTGTGTCATACAGGACAGAACCCTGTCCACCAACCACCATTGTTGCCACTGCTATCAGATCCAGCCGATCAAGTTTGAACTGTAGAGTACAAGAATAATCCACATTGCTCAGTTAAGTCTCTGTTAGCACAGTGATTTAATTTAGTTTGGTTTGAGtattattggaatactgcatgcaattctggtctctttgctataacaaggatgttgtcaaatttgaaagcattcagaaaagatttacaagaatgttgccagatttGCAGAGTTTAAACTGGACGAAGGCGCTGAATAGGCTCgagttattttctctggagtgtcggatgctgagaggtgactttatagaggtttataaaatcatgaggggacatggatagagtaagTAGCCAAGGACTTTGCCCCAGAGTGCGGGAGTCCAAGACTAGAATGCATAGGTTtcaagtgagagggaaaagatttataagggacctaaggggcaaccttttcacacagaagatggtacGTGTATGAAATGTGCTGCCAAGGAAGTGGTACAAGCTGGTACAATTGCAGtgtttaaaatgcatctggatgggtatatgagcaGGAAAGAtatagagtgatatgggccaaatgttgggaaatgggactaggttaatttaggatatctggtcaacatggatgagttggaccgaaaggcctgtttctgtgctgtatatcttttTGACTCTGACTCAACTGGGTGATGTAACTGGCACATGTAGCAATACAATATTAAATACATGTTAAACCATTTGCAGAACTTCATTCTTTCCAAACCTCTGATACATTGTAAATTCCTGAAATTGGTCAAGGCTTGATTTGGTTTCCTGCTTAATCCTTggtccttgtttttttttcttcttgctaGACCCTAATAAATAATTTATGGTTGTAGGCCATGTTAGAGGTCCTACTAGAAAGAATTATGCTCAGGAAAAgggaaatagatttttttttaagttgaattTGTACATGCTTATTTTAAATTTAGAAGAATTCTCAAGGTTATAAACTCTCTTTGCTGTTGTAGGTGGTTGTTCAGCATGTGCACATTGACGGAATTAGCAGAACTAAAGATGATCTCTTAGTGTATGAAATTGCTGATGTATTCAAAGCTAAAAACCTCATTGAGGTAAGTATACCCATAAAAATTAGTAGAGCAACTTTGCAACTTCAAGGTGTTGAACTTCCAGGGCCCACTCCATTGGCATGTTAGTCAAATTGTAGGAGAAAATGATTTGTATTTCAATTGGGTGGGCGCAGGAGCAAAATCCCTCGACTAATTAATGGTGAAAAATGCATGCGATATAAGAAGTGCATAAAATATCATGCACAATGTTTGTCTTCACTATGGCTTTGTGATATTAGTCATGACTGTTATGCCAATTGTCTAATGTAAAATGTCAATTTTTCTCCTGCTCAACTGCTGTAAAGAGCAAACGTCCTAATGTCGTTGTTACATTAACCAGTCTATGAATAGAATGATTGTTATTAGAACATGTTATTAACAATAACGTAATAAATTGATGTTCCGATCAAATCTGTAAGATTCTATCTTATGAAAGTAGGCCATTTATGTGCCCCACAGACTTGTAGTGCAGATTGTCCGTCTTCCCCTTGAGTTCCATCTGTACTGATTTTAATAGTCTCAGCTGGTTAGATTAAAGTGCAAAGTAATATTTTCAGACATTACCCTTCACAAGAACAGGATATAAGTGTGGAAACATGGGGTCTTAATTACCTTTCtggcccatttcaaacagacattgACAAAATGAATGACCAACAATGTAAATTACTATGCTCTTGACCACACGGTTCTATTTGTATGCGACAGGCAAAGATTGGATTTAATGTTTTGTCTTGAACCTTGTTTCTTGGGTGGTGTATGCTCCCTTAGTCATATTAAGCTGAAGTATGAACCATGATTAGACAATTGAATCTGCTTACTGGTGATTGTAAGATTATTTTGCCAGCTCTCACATCAGCATGCTAACACTTGAGTCAAAACTGACACCTGAACAGAGCTATGTGACCAGAATTTATGCAAATACAAATGGATATGAATAGTATGTTTATTTAGTATATACTATGATATATCTGAAGTAATGCAGCTGTATTGCAATAACTGAAGTCTGtggtgcagaagaaggccatttagctcattgtgCCCGCACTGGCAAATCATTTGAGCATTATCTCTAGTGCCAAATCTCCTGCTTCCCTATACCCTTACACATTATCTTTTTTCCAGATAATCGTCCAATACCTCTCTTGAACCTGTCTCTATAGTTCTAGGCAGTATGTTCTATACCCTAACAATCTGCTCAAATGAAAAGGTTTTATTTGCACaacacattttcttcttttacaggacactttttaaaattatgttgtcTTGTTCTTGTTCCCTTTGCAAGCAGAAAGAATTTCCCTCTACCTATTGCTTTCAGCCTGCTGGATAGAAACATAATGTGTGTACCATTATAGCCATAAGCTATGTGTCGAGTAGAAGAATATTCAGAAACATTTGTTGAGTATTGTAGAGAAGTATGATGGTTATGAAATTCAGGCCTTGAGCATATTTTTTAAAACTACAAAATACTGAATGATGTTTCTAGCCCTTGTCATTGTGTGTGTTCTGAATTGGGGAATGCTTGTACTTCATGTACCCATACAATGTTGTCACTTGTTATAGGTCAGCAAGAGATTTTCAAGGTCAAGGGGAGCAGAATCAACCCAATTCAGCACCAACAGATTAAATTTGAACTGACGGGCGAGATTGAACTCTGCAGCTGTTCGTTTGCTCCACTGTGTTGGTTTTATTGGTTATGGATTCAGCTTtgttgttattttgttttttttgatagTCACTGAGGCCAAACAGTTTTTCTTGAGTCTACATTTTCTTGACAGTAGTATGTGTCATCCTCAAACATTCCAGTAATGTTTTTCAAAAAATTAAAGCTTGTCCCCTGAAATTAATCCATGTAATGTTTCAGATAGAAGCAAAACTTAGCGAGGCTGAATTTAGCAAGGAGCAGTACCGAATTAAATTTAATACTTACATAATACTTTTGTCATTGTAAGACCTGTTTTGTTGCAGAGTTTgaaatttttctttttctgtcttttcTAAAAGGTGATGAAGAAGTCTCATGAAGCTCGTGAACGCTTGCTTCGCCTGGGGATTTTCAGAAATGTGGAAGTCCTTATTGATACTGCCCAGGGTAACTCTAAGATATACACACTCTCACCTTCTACCACCTTGTGGTTCCTGGCATAGCTGATCGCAATTAAACAGTATTTCTGAGAAGCCTAGTCCTGAAAGTAGGATGCCTccttaaatatttttctttgtttttgccaACCCTCCAATTCAGcctttgctgcttttttttcaaaagcatCTGCGATTAGATTGGTAAACCACCTGGTGACATCATAACTCTGTCTTTCACCTGTACCATTTATTCAGTATTTCAATCACATTAACCCTCTGCGCGGGTCCAGTAACCCCTGTATCTGGCTACTGCATTGTCCTCGATACTTGTCAAAAAAGGGAAACAAGTAACTTATTTCCACTGTCACTGTTACAAATCCGGAATAAGCTATGTAAGTACTGGTGGAGGATGTGCTCCTTCCCTCCCCTGAAAGTTAAAGGTGGTATATATAAAGAACTCATGAAATGGTTGTTTTGAATTCAGAAGCTCTGTTAAACATGCTTTGACCGGTTATGTGCAATGATCTATGTTGTTGCAGagctttctgatttttgtttatgCTTGATACATTTTGTTGATATTAAAGGTGAAGAGGCAGTAGCTGAAGGATTGGACGTGATATTTGAAGTAAAGGAAATGAGACGATTGACTGGAAGCTACAACACTATGGTTGGCAATAATGAAGGAAGTATGGTAAGAAGGTTTTTATAATTGCATGAGTTGTAAAGAATACAGCTGCAATTGTAGTTCTCaactttttctcttttcttttactTAGGTTTTGGGTCTAAAGCTGCCCAATCTATTTGGTCGAGCAGAAAAAATAACTTTCCAATTCTCCTATGGAACAAAAGAGACATCTTATGGCCTCTCATACTTTAAACCACAGCCTGGTAACTTTGACAAAAAGTAAGCACTTAGTCTCTGCCTTTCCAGCATATGAGAAAGAGCAGTATAAAATTATGATTTTGTTGTGTGTTCATGCCATGTCCGATGTTTCCGTAAAACATTAGATTCATAGAGCACAAGAAAAGACCTTTCAGACCATTGAGCCTGCCTGAGTCAAAATCGAGCACCTGACTGTTCTAATCTGGCTTTTCAGCACTTGTATACCTTAGAATGCAattgcacatctaaatatttcttaaatgttatgagggtttctgcctttaccacccttggaagcagtgagttccaggttccATCCTCTGGGTGGATTTTTCTTCCTTTCGTTTCCCCTCCAACCATCTACTGTGTACCTTAAATATATGTCGcctggtcattgatccttccTGCAAGAGGCAAGAGTCCTTACTGTCTGTGCTATCTAGGCtgatcataattttaaatatctcAATCTTCTATGTATCTTCACCAGTATATTCATATCACGCCTGTAATGTGTATTttagaactgcacactgtattgaaattattttccaaatgatAACCATTGATTTGTGAATGTTTTCCAATGCCAATGAATATTTGATTTTGTGATTTATGGGAATAATTTAGGTTTCCAATAAGTATTACGCAGAAATGCAACCTTCACTTGTGTCATcaagctccaagataataaaatgtgaggctggatgaacacagcaggccaagcagcatctcaggagcacaaaagctgacgcttcgggcctagacccttcatcagagagggggatggggtgagggttctggaataaatagggagagagggggaggcggaccgaagatggagagaaaagaagataggtggagaggagagtataggtggggaggtagggaggggataggtcagtccagggaagacggacaggtcaaggaggtgggatgaggttagtaggtagatgggggtgttgctcgacctcttcatctccaactgccgttgagacattaaccgcctcaacctctccacccctctcacccgctccaacctctcccccgcagaacgggcagccctccgctccaaccccaacctcaccatcaaacccgcagacaagggtggcgcagtggtagtatggtgcactgacctctacatcgccgaggccagacgccaactctccgacaccacctcctaccgccccctcgatcatgaccccacacccgagcaccaaaccatcatctccaacaccattcatgacctcatgacCTCATGACCTcttcacctcaggggacctcccactcacagcctccaacctcattgttccccaaccccgcacggcccgtttctatctccttcccaaaatccacaaacctgcctgccttggtcgacccatcgtctcagcctgctcctgccccaccgaacccatctccacctatctggactccattttctcccctttggtccaggaactccccacctacgtccgtgacaccacccacgccctccacctcctccaggatttaCAATTCcctgcccccaacacctcatcttcaccatggacgtccagtccctatacacctgcattccgcatgcagatggcctcaaggccctccttcttcctgtcccgcaggcccgaccagtccccctccaccgacaccctcatccgcctagctgaactcgtcctcaccctcaacaacttctcttttgactcctcccacttcctacagactaagggggtggccttgggcacccgcatgggccccagctatgcctgcctctttgtaggttacgtggaacagtccctcttccgcacctacacaggccccaaaccccacctcttcctccggtacattgactgtatcggcgccgcctcttgctccccagaggagctcgaacagttcatccacttcaccaacaccttccaccccgaccttcagttcacctgggccatctccagcacatccctcaccttcttggacctctcagtctccatctcaggcaaccagcttgtaactgatgtccgtttcaagcccaccgactcccacagctacctagaatacacctcctcccacccacccaccctcctgcaaaaattccatcccctattcccaattcctccgcctccgccgcatctgctcccacgataagacattccactcccgcacatcccagatgtgcaagttcttcaaggaccgcaactttccccccacagttatcgagaacgcccttgaccgcgtctcccgcatttcccgcaacacatccctcccaccccgcccccgccacacctgccaaaagaggatccccctcgttctcacacaccaccctaccaacctccggatacaacgcattatcctccgacacttccgccatctacaacccgaccccaccacccaaggcatttttccatccccacccctgcctgctttccggagagaccactctctccatgactcccttgttcgctccacactgccctccaaccccaccacacccggcaccttcccctgcaaccgcaggaaatgctacacttgccccctcacccctatcccaggccccaagatgacattccacattaagcagaggttcacctgcacatctgccaatgtggtatactgcatccactgtacccgctgtggctacctctacattggggaaaccaagcggaggcttggagactgctttgcagaacacctccgctcggttcgcaacaaacaactgcacctcccagtctcaagccatttccactccccctcccattctttagatgacacgtccatcatgggcctcctgcagtgccacaatgatgccacccgaaggttgcaggaacagcaactcatattccgcctgggaaccctgcagcctaatagtatcaatgtggacttcaccagtttcaaaatctccccttccccaactgcatccctaaaccagcccagttcgtcccctccccccactgcaccacacaatcagcccagctcttcccctccacccactgcatcccaaaaccagtccaacctgtctctgcctccctaacctgttcttcctctcacccatcccttcctcccatcccaagccgcacccccatctacctactaacctcatcccacctccttgacctgtccgtcttccctggactgacctatcccctccctacctccccacctatactctctccacctatcttcttttgtgtccatcttcggtccgtctccccctctctccctatttattccagaaccctcaccccatccccctctctgatgaagggtctaggcccgaaacgtcaccttttgtgcttttgagatgctgcttggcctgctgtgttcatccagcctcacattttattatcttggattctccagcatctgcagttcctattatctcatcaAGCTCCATATCTCTTTGGCAAGGATTGGGGAACTACAGAGTGTAAATTTTGACCCAAATATTGCAGTGAAAAGCATGGGAAAGCTGATGGTGCTTagaattattttaatgaaaatgcAACAGCAAATTCTGCCAAGAGTAGGTGCACAATTGGATGTGGAAATTGAGAGGTTCCTGTTAGGAGGGGTGTTGCTATGTTTTAGCTTTGCAAAAGCAGTATCTAATGGTTTAGCTTTTTATTCAAACGTATTAAGTGATGTAAAGATCTTGTATTTGTACTATCAGTATGAAGTAAAGTTGCCACAGAAAGCTAGGCCAAGCCTTAAGTACCTTGTTAATGCTGTAATAAGTGTTAGGTATCCCAGTGAATCTCTCTGGCAAGAAAATTAACTATTACTGTATATCCCTGAAAGAAGATACTTTGTTAAAGTTTTTCATCTGGCAGTCTTTTTAGGTCAATTTTATATGAACACTAATTTAGGGGGAAAACCAACTCCAATATTGTATGCTAAGAGAGGGCTGATTGGTTCATGACAGGATTTTGTTGGAGACATTGTCATAAAGAAGGCACCCactaatgatgattgacagttaactaccaCATGCTGTTTGCATATTTCAAACCAGGCAGGTTGCTCTTGAATGGCCAAGGTGGTGTTCTGACAAGTGAACCAGCGAGTGGCTGTCActtattttgttgaattgaagtAAATGCAAACATATAcgtgttctttctgtctgcactaAACGGGGTCTCATGTATTAATATGTGTAACTTCAAGTAAGTACGTGTGCCAGCCCAAGAGACCTACTGACAAAACTAAGAAGTGAAATTGCTCTCACTATCCAAATTATCTAGCAAATGCTGATGCTTGCTATGTAGGTTGTACACCCCAAAGACAAGCAGATCATTTAAAATAGCATATCCTTTGGCTGTTTGTCACAAACGAGTTACTGTTGATATCAAACCAGCCATGCTTGCTTGCATAACTCCTATCAATAGTCATTGAATcactcagcacagaaacaagcctaTCGGCTCAACCAGTCAATGCCAGACTAATCGCAAACTACCTAGTCCCACCTGTGccctcctggcccatatcctggcaaacctttcctattcacgtacttatccaaatgtctttttaaaaattgtaattgtacccacatccaccactttctcgggaagttcattccagaggtgagccaccctctgtgtggggtAAACAAAAATTGCAACCCAtgtcatttttgaatgtttttttttctctcacttttAAAAACATGCTCCCTAGTCttaatcccccatcctagggaaatgacaaacaccattaattctatctatactccattattttaaaaacttgtaAAAGGCCACTTCTCTACCTCCTACGTCCTCGTGAAAAAgaggtcccagcctctccttataactccaaccctccatacctggcaacatcctggcaagtCTCTTCTGATCccactccagcttaataatatccttcccataactgggTGACCcgactggacacagtattccagacaaggcctcatcaatgttctgtacaaccacaACGTGACTTCTCAATTCCTATACTGAAAGGATGGAgtaataaagacaagcatgccaaatgcctttttaaccaccctgtctatatgtgatgcaaacttcaaagaattatgtacctgtaccCCTAGGTCCGTCTTCTACAACACGACTCAAGGCCCTACCTTGAATTATGTAAGTCCTACCATcctttgttgtaccaaaatgtaataacgcacatttatccaagttaaacaccatctgccatttttcagcccattacccatttgatcaagatccccttgTAATCCTAAAAAACCCGATAGTGTcaaacattagatgtgattttgCAATTGGACACTGTTCGCTGGTCCCCCTGCACCTCTAAATATTCCCAGTTTAAGTGACACTCTGCTTTTTCCCGCCAATATAAACATCTTCACATTTTCCCCTGTTATACTCTCTCTGCCAGAATTTTGCACGCTTACTAAAACTATCTGCGTTGGTGTGCAGCTTTAAGATGTCTTCACACTTACTTTCCAACCTgtcttggtgttgtctgcaaatttagctacaatTGCCTTTTCTCAGCTAGAAACAAAGCCAGTTGGAATTAGAACCTTTATAACTTAAAGAAATATAATGCTTTGACCATTTCGACGTAtacaaatttggaaataaataacACTTGTTACCATAATAATTAGCTAACTAGTTGTCCAATTGTTTCAATGCAAGCATCTGTCACTTTCAGTGTTTTTCAGAAATCACAAACATAAACAGAGGCCACATCAATTTATGCCTGGAAGTAATAAAATTAATGATGACTGGGCTTTGTACAAGGCAGGAATTAAACTGAGGGATTTGGAGATTTCATGCGGTTTAATGAGTTATTGTTCCCTACTTTTTCTCTGGGCTGAACTGTATAATTCAGATTGGAAAACAAATATCCGTTTTAATGTAATGAAACTGCAGCATTTGTACTAAAAGCAAATGTTGTGGTCAGTTTGCTTACTGGGCTGGTTTATTAGTTTGCACACGTTTTATTACCCTGCTGGGCCACATCATTAGTGCAGTGAAGCGTTATTGTGttttcccacttgttatttaaattctggggtctgttggagttgattactTCACTTCTGGTTTTTCTCTGTAGTGGTGTGTATATCGGGTCTGATCCTAGGTATTTATTGATGGATGCCTTGGTTGCATGATATAAACAAAAACAATTGCTCGTCAattgaaatatgttttttttttgcagtttttctGTCAATTTGTACAAGGTAACTGGACAGTTTCCTTGGAGCTCGCTTCGTGAAACTGATAGAGGTCTTTCAACTGAATACAATGTACGGGTGAAGTACTTTTGTTACttaattgttttaatttataAATTTAGTGATGTTGTTTATTTGTAATGGTGCACTGTGTATAATTTctgtgattaaaaatatttaccaATACCAGTGTGATTATGTTAGCATGCTTGATGGTGtgaaaggaagtgctggagaattaGAATAAGTCACAGTTTTGGGATTAGAGGTACTGCAGCACAGCATGTGAATACAAAGATCTTGATATGGAAATGACAAAGAATGTTCCTGCAGATTTGATCATAATTGTAAGTCTTTGTTTTGAAGTAGAGACTACTTTCAAGAACCTATACTACATTGTCCCCGTACTAAGGGGAAGCTATTACTATTGAATTATCACAGCATATTCTTTTTGTAAACAAGATAAAATATTGCACCTATTTTCTGTACACTATAGCGGAGATTGAGACTTAGCAACTGATTTGTTTGAGCATTAGGTTTGAATAATTATTTTCTAATCATTTGATAGTTGCGATCGTGAACATGTCGTTCAGAATATTATATAGGGAAATTGTTTGTGCTGAGATTTCTTTTAGAACCAGGGCAATACAGAATAACTAATTTGCTTTGGAACTGTAATATAATATTCTCCAGGTGCTGATGTAGGGATCTTTCTTCTCGTTGCAGTTTCCAATCTGGAAAACACATCACActttgaaatgggagggagtttGGAGGGAGTTGAGCTCTTTGTCACGCACAGCATCCTTTTCTGTTCGGGAAGAAAGTGGTCATTCTCTCAAATCTTCG is a genomic window containing:
- the LOC125461051 gene encoding sorting and assembly machinery component 50 homolog isoform X1; protein product: MGTVQARSLEPLPVSGPNLSPSVDELETVEVEPETKQEVLENKRVVVQHVHIDGISRTKDDLLVYEIADVFKAKNLIEVMKKSHEARERLLRLGIFRNVEVLIDTAQGEEAVAEGLDVIFEVKEMRRLTGSYNTMVGNNEGSMVLGLKLPNLFGRAEKITFQFSYGTKETSYGLSYFKPQPGNFDKNFSVNLYKVTGQFPWSSLRETDRGLSTEYNFPIWKTHHTLKWEGVWRELSSLSRTASFSVREESGHSLKSSLSHTMTIDTRNSAILPKRGALLKINQELAGYCGGDVNFLKEDVELQFNTSLLWDCVLSASLWSGLLVPMGEKPSSIADRFYLGGPTTVRGFSMYSIGPQSEGDYLGGEAYWAGGLHFYTPLPFRPGHGGFGDLFRTHFFLNAGNLCNLNYGEGPNAHLQKLAECIRWSYGAGIVLRLGNIARLELNYCIPMGVQSGDRICDGVQFGAGIRFL